In Sphingomonas oryzagri, the genomic stretch CCGTCGAACCCGGCCATTGCTTCGAATGGGCGTGGCTGTTCGCGATGCTCGGCAAGGAGGGGCTGTTCGATCCGGCACCGTCGCAGCGCCTGGCGGCGTTCGGCCGCGCGCACGGCGTCGTCGACGGCGTTGCGATCAACGTCGTGAAGCTGGACGGCAGTGTCGTCGATGCCGGTGCGCGCCTCTGGCCGCAGACCGAGCGGATCAAGGCAGCCGTCACGCCGTTGTGGCACGATCCCGCCGACACCGGTGCGATGGCGGAGGCGACCGCCGCGTGGCAGGGCCTCAAGCGCTATTTCGACGTGCCGGTGAAGGGATCGTATCGCGACAAGCTGAAGCCCGACGGCAGCTGGGTGGAGGAGGCGGCGCCGGCCAGCTCGCTCTATCACATCACGCTGGGCATCGCCGAACTGATCCGCGCGGCCGAACTGATGTAGATCCTTCTCAGGCCGTGCGCTGGCGGAGTGCGCGCACGGCCCCCTTCATCGTCGCGGGGCTGAGCATCGGCAGCAGCAGCACGCCCCGCCGCCACTTCGCGAAGCTGATCTGGGTGCCATAGAGGCAGGCGAGAGCCAGCGATTGAGCGGCCGCCAGCCACAGCAGCCCGTGCCGCCCGCCGGCCCAGGAGAACAGCGCTTCGCCCGCGACGACGCAGAGCAGGGTGCCCAGAACGAAGCTGGCATTGCCCGTCATCTTCAGCACCTCGTCGACGACGCCGCCGGTCGCCTCCGCCAGCGTGCCGAACAGCAGGATCAGCAGCGGCAGGAACGCGCCCGCATAGGATGCGCCGAAGATGCCGACGATCAGCGGCCGCCCGATCGCCAGATAGACCAGGATCGCGAGCAGCACCGCGCCCGATGCCAGCGTGGAGATCATCCGCGCGTTGCGGCTGATCGTCTGCCAGTCGTCGCGCGCGGCGGCGGCGACGATCTGCGGGCGCACGATGAAGCGGATCGCCGCCATCACCGCCGCCACCGCGTTATTGAGGCGCGCCGCGAGACCGAGGACGGCCGCCGCCGCCGGCATCAGCACACCGCCCGCGATCCATGTCGGGATCCAGTAGATCGCCGTCTGCGCCACGCGCGCCACCGCGATGCGGAAGCCGAGCGACATCACCGCGCCGAGTGCTACGGGCGGCGCCTCCGTGCCCGCCGGCCGATCCATTCGCCGAAGCGCCGTGGCGAGCGCCGAACCGGCGATGAGCGCCATAGGTGCGGCGCCGGTGATCGCCGCCGCCAGCAGATGCTCCACCGGTTCGTTGCGGGTGAACAGCAGATAGGGAAACAGGGTGAACAGCAGCGAGATGTTCAGCGCCGGATAGAAGAAGAAGCTGCCGGCGGTCGGCCGTCCGAGCGCCAGCAGGCTCTGCGCGCAAAAGAAGTTGATCGCGTAGCACAGCCACCAGGCCGCCACCCACAGGACGAGGCCCGGTGCGAAGCCGAACGCCTGCGCACCGAGGATGCCGGCGGCGGCGGTCGCCAGGGTCAGCACCGCGAACAGACCGACCGCGCGCAGCATCAGTGGTCGGATCGCCGCTTCGCCGCCGGTGCTGGCGAGGTGCGAGATTTCGCGCACCAGCCCGTCCGGCAGGCCCAGGCCGGCGATGAAGTAGGTGGAGTTCACCCAGCCGAAGATGATGAAATAGGTGCCCGCCGTGGTGGTGCTGGTGTGGCGCGACACCAGCAGCACGAGCGCGAACTGGATGATGATCGCCGAATAGCGCAGGCCGATCGCCGAGACCATCGGGCCGAGCCTGCGCAACGCGGCTATCATTGGCCGCGATCTTCCAGCGAATCGTAGAAGGCCTGCTCCAGATCGAGGAAGTGCTTCTCCCACGTCCAGTCGCGCGAAGCGTAGGCGCGGGCGCGCTGGCCGAGCGCGTGGGCCGCATCGGGATCGCGCAGCAACGCGATGATCGCCTCGCTGATCGCTTCCGGCTCGTCGGCGCTGATCAGCGTGTCGGCAGGTGCGCGGATGCCCTCGTTGGCGACCGCGGTGGCGACCGTCGCCTTGCCGCACGCCATATATTCGATCAGCTTGTTCTGCATTCCGCCGGCGGCGAGCATCGGGTTCACGCAGACCGTGGCGGAGCGGATCATCGCGCCGACATCGGGCACGGTGCCGGTCACCACGATGCCGTCCTTGCCGGCCAGGCGCTGGATTTCCGGCACGGGGTCACGCCCCTGGATGATGAACTCCGCGTCCGGCACGGCGGCGCGGATCGCCGGCCAGCAGCGCTGCACGAACCACAACGCCGCCTGGATGTTCGGCTGATAGAGCATCGAACCGGAGAAGACGACGCGGTTGGGCACCATCTCCTCGCGCGTCGCGGGCTGGAAACGCTCGGTGTCGGTGCCGTGTGCGCCGTAGACCCAATTGTCGATCTCCGGCATGCCCTGCCGCCGACATTCCTCGCGGATCGCGGCGACGTCGGCCGGGCCGATCAGCACCGTCCGGCTGAACTTCCGCCAGATCCGCGCCTCGTAGCGGGCGAGCCGCTTGGCCTCGAAGAAATAGAAGATGCGCTTGGCGAGGTTGGTCTCGTTCTCGAAGATCCGCCGCGCGTTCAGCGTCTGCGAAAGCTGCATCGCCAGGAACGAGCGCCAGCCCTTCGCGGACGACCGCGTCGGATCGGGGATCGCGGGCGAGGTGCGCAGATAATAGCAATAGGCGATGTCATAGTCGCCCGCACCGATGCCCGCTTCCAGATCGGCCGCGAGCTTGGCGTTGTGGAACAGGCCGACCTGGAAGGGGATGCCGGTGAACAGCGCGCGCACCATGCCGAGCAGCATGGCGATCTTGGGCTGGTCGTAGAAGCGCACCGTGCGGCAGGCCTTGTCCAGCCATTCGCGCTGCGCCGGCTCCACCTTGCCGCCGGTGGCGAGCGTGTGGAAATCGACCGTGTGGCCGCGCGCGGCGAGGAAGCTCAGCAGGTGCGAGACGGTCAGCTGGTCGCCGCGCATCATCGGGAAGGGCAGGCGGCTGTAGACGAAGGCGATGCGGAGCGGCCGGGCGGCCGGCTCCACATTCATCTGCTTGGGAAGGCTCGCGCCCATCGCTTATGCTCAGGCGAGGCGGTTGATGTCGACGATGCGCGCGGCGTCCAGCTTGTAGTTGCCGGCGATGCTGCGCGTGTCGATCACGACGTCGTAGGTTTCCGCCTCGATCTCGGCCTGGCTCTTCAGCAGCTTGCGGATGAAGGGCGACCGCGACAGTACGCCGAGATTCTGGCCGACCAGATTGCCGGGCGTGACGTAGGGATCGAAGATCGACAGCTCGTAGCCCGCGGTCAGCAGGTAGCGGGCGATGTCGATGTTGGGGCTTTCGCGCAGATCGTCGCTCTTGTCCTTGAAGGCGAGGCCCAGCATCAGCACCTTGGCGCCATGGGTCAGGCCCTGCGAGCACAGCTCGAACAGGAACTGCTTGTGCGCCTCGTTCGAGACGATCAGCGAGTCGATCAGCCCGGTCGATCCGCCGACGAGGCGGGACATGTGCTGCAGCGCGCGCACGTCCTTGGGCAGGCAGGAGCCGCCGAACGCGCCGCCGGGGCGCAGATAATAAGGCGAGACGTTCAGCTTGGTGTCCGACACGAAGATGCGGTGCACCTCGCTCGCGCTGACGCCCAGCTTGGTGCAGACGCGGCCGATCTCGTTGGCGAAAGCGGTCTTCACGGCGTGGAAGGTGTTGTCCACGAACTTGGTGATCTCGGCCTCGCGATACTTCACGTAGAAGACCGGTGCCTCGATGCCCTCGTTGATCCCGTCGATCGCGGCGCAGCGCTCGCCGGTCTTCGTGCCGACGACGATCTTGGGCGGCGCGAAGAAATCGGCGATGGCGACCGATTCACGCAGGAATTCGGGATTGTAGACCAGCTCGACGCGGTCGGAATCGGTGCCGAGAACGTCGTCGAAGATTGGCTGGATCATCTCCTCGATCGTGCCGGGGCGCACGGTCGAGCGGTAGGCGACCACCGGGCGCGCGTCGGGCGCGTCCTTGAGCTGCAGCGCGATCTGTCGCGAGACCTCGGCGATGAAGCTCATGTTATGCGACCCGTCGACCGCGCTCGGCGTGCCGACGCACACGATGATGAGATCGCTGGAAACGACATCCTTGTCGGCAATGGACACGGCGCTGAGCAGGCCATCCTTCACGCCGGCGGCGGTCAGGTCATCGAGGCCAGGCTCGGTGATCGGCGCCACGCCGGACATGATCTTTGAAACCTTGTCGGGGTTCGGATCGACGCCGATGACGCGGTGGCCCTGGCTCGCCAGGCAGGCCGCTGCGGTTGCGCCCACATAGCCCAATCCGAAAATGGCGATTTGCATGATGTGCCTCCCTGATTGTGCGTAGCAGCAAAATCGACCGCGAGGCAATCGCCGCGGGCGACGCCGCCAGAGTGCCGGTCGATCGAGCTAGATAGGTCCGAATATCGAGGTGAACGGGAATTTCCGCTCCTGCTGCCATGGAGAGGATGTTCGCCGCAAGCGTTCCTCCCGGATATGGCGCCCGCGTCGGGCAAGAAAAAGGGCGCAGCCACCGCTTGTGCGGTGCGACATGCGCCCCTTTAAAGCCAGCCTACTTCTTGGACCAGGGCCACTTGCGGGACGAACTCGGCGCGTCCGGCTGCCCGTAGGAGTAGGAATAGGTGTAATTGTATCCGTAACCATAGCCGTAGCCGATCTTGCGCGCGTCATACTTGGTGAGCAGCGCACCGATGATCGTGATCCCATTGCCGGTGAGGCGACGGACGGCGGTCTTGGCATGGCCATGGTGCGAGCCGTTCGCCTCGACCACGAACAGCGTGGCTTCGGTGGTGGACCCGATCAGCACGGTGTCGGCAAGGCCCAGCACCGGCGGTGCGTCGATAACGACCACGTCGAAGCGTTCGGCAAGCTCGTTGATCAGCTCGGGCAGGCGGGCGCCCGACAGCAGCTCGGCCGGATTCGGCGGCAGCGGGCCGGCGGAGATGAGCGACAGGTTCGGCGTCTCGGTCGGCTGGATCGCCTCGTCGATGCTGCCCATGCGGGCGAGGAGGTTGGAGAAGCCGCGCCCGTTGGGAACGTTCGCCAGGCGGTGCAGCGACGGCTTGCGCAAATCGCCGTCGATCAGCACCACCGAGCGACCGATCTTCGCGAAGTTGCGCGCGATCGCGAAGGCGCTGGTGGATTTGCCTTCGGACTGGCGGGTCGACGTGACCGCCAGAGTGCGCGGCGCGCCGCCCTTGTGGCTCAGCTCGATCGAGGTCCTGAGCGCCGAATAGGCTTCCGACAGCGCCGAGCGCGGATCGGACAGGGCCTCGTCGGGCGTCATCTCCTGGTCGAGCATCGGCGTCGAGTTCAGGAAGGTCAGCCCCAGCTTGGAGTTGACGTCTTCCGGCGTACGCACCGAGTCGTCGAACTTGTCGCGCAGGAGGACGAAGCCTGCCGCCGCCATCATGCCGAGGATCATGGCCAGGGCCAGATTGATCAGCGGCTTGGGCGATACCGGCTTGTCCGGAGTATCGGCGACGTCCACCTGGCTGATGTTGTTCGCAGCCACGCCCGCCTGTGCCGAAACCTCGGCATAGCGCTGCAGCAGGCTGTCATACATCGTCCGGTTGGTGTCCACGGCGCGCTTCAGGATGTTGTATTCGACCGACCGGCTCTGCTCGTTCTGGGTCGAACTCTTCAGCCCGTTGACCTGGCCGCTCAGCGCCTGCTCCTGCTTGAGAGCGGTCGCATACTGTTCCTTGATCGATCCGCGGATCGATGTGGCCAGCGAATTGAGCTGGCGGTCCAGTTCGGCGATGTGCGCCGCGGCCTGCTGCATCTGCGGATAATCGGGCTTATGCCGCTGCAGATCCTGCTGATACGCCGCCTGCGCCTGCGCCTTCAGCTGCGCCAGCTGCATCACCGCCGGGTTGGTCAGCACTTCCTGAAGCTGCATCGGCGGCGTCGCGGCGGCCTGCTCCCAATGCTGCTGAGCCTGCACCCGCGCGGCCTGCGCCTGCGCATAGGCATCGTTGATCTGGACGAGGTTCGAGGTCGTCAGCGAGCGGGGCGTGCCCGTCGTGCTGCCGTCGGTGCTCGATGCGATGCCGCCCGAAACGTCGAGCAGCTGGGCGCTGCGTGCATAATCGAGCAGAGCGCGCTCCGATTGCTCGAGCTTGCTGCGCGTGTCGCTCAGCTGGCTTTCGAGGAAGTTCCTCGCATAGGTCGACGAGCCGAACTTGCGCTTCATGTTGAAGATCATGAAGTCCGCCGCGAAGGCGTTCGCGACGCGCGCCGCGAGCCGCGGATCGGGGCTGGTGAACGAAATGTCCGCCACGCGCGAATTGCGGGGGAGATCGACGCGCAGCCCATCGGACAGCACGTTCAAAATCTGTTCGCGCTTGGTATCGGCCAGGCTCAGCGGACCCGCCGGACGATCCGCCGGCTTTCCGCCCATCTGATGGATGAAGTCGTCATTGGCGTTCAGGTTGAGGTCCTGCATCACCGTGATCGCCATCGCGCGGCTCTGCAGCACGTCCACCTGCGTCTGCAGGAAACGGTCCGCATCCTGCCACGCCGCAGCCGGATCGACCGAATTCTGGTCCGTATTGCCCAGCACGTTGGTCGATTGCTGGTCGATCTGGATGCTGGTGGTCGCCCGGTATTTCGGCGTCATCAGCATGGTGACGCCGAGGCCGATCAGCATAAACACGCCGACGATGGCGGCGATCAGCAGACGGTTCCGGTAGAAGGTGGACCACAAGGCCCGCAAGTTGCGGGAAAGCTCGTCGGATACGGAGCCGCCGTTATCCGGCTCCATCACATCCAGGAGGTCGTCGTCCAGGTCCGGATGCAACGCGATCTGCTTATTCACGAGCCTTCCCCTCTAAACCTTAACGCGTCGCGGCGTAGCTGAACGCCGTCAGCAACGGAGCCGCCGTGAGTACGTCGCGCCAGGCGGCCTTCACATTGGACAGGCCGACGACGATCG encodes the following:
- a CDS encoding lipopolysaccharide biosynthesis protein, giving the protein MRRLGPMVSAIGLRYSAIIIQFALVLLVSRHTSTTTAGTYFIIFGWVNSTYFIAGLGLPDGLVREISHLASTGGEAAIRPLMLRAVGLFAVLTLATAAAGILGAQAFGFAPGLVLWVAAWWLCYAINFFCAQSLLALGRPTAGSFFFYPALNISLLFTLFPYLLFTRNEPVEHLLAAAITGAAPMALIAGSALATALRRMDRPAGTEAPPVALGAVMSLGFRIAVARVAQTAIYWIPTWIAGGVLMPAAAAVLGLAARLNNAVAAVMAAIRFIVRPQIVAAAARDDWQTISRNARMISTLASGAVLLAILVYLAIGRPLIVGIFGASYAGAFLPLLILLFGTLAEATGGVVDEVLKMTGNASFVLGTLLCVVAGEALFSWAGGRHGLLWLAAAQSLALACLYGTQISFAKWRRGVLLLPMLSPATMKGAVRALRQRTA
- a CDS encoding glycosyltransferase, producing MGASLPKQMNVEPAARPLRIAFVYSRLPFPMMRGDQLTVSHLLSFLAARGHTVDFHTLATGGKVEPAQREWLDKACRTVRFYDQPKIAMLLGMVRALFTGIPFQVGLFHNAKLAADLEAGIGAGDYDIAYCYYLRTSPAIPDPTRSSAKGWRSFLAMQLSQTLNARRIFENETNLAKRIFYFFEAKRLARYEARIWRKFSRTVLIGPADVAAIREECRRQGMPEIDNWVYGAHGTDTERFQPATREEMVPNRVVFSGSMLYQPNIQAALWFVQRCWPAIRAAVPDAEFIIQGRDPVPEIQRLAGKDGIVVTGTVPDVGAMIRSATVCVNPMLAAGGMQNKLIEYMACGKATVATAVANEGIRAPADTLISADEPEAISEAIIALLRDPDAAHALGQRARAYASRDWTWEKHFLDLEQAFYDSLEDRGQ
- a CDS encoding nucleotide sugar dehydrogenase, producing MQIAIFGLGYVGATAAACLASQGHRVIGVDPNPDKVSKIMSGVAPITEPGLDDLTAAGVKDGLLSAVSIADKDVVSSDLIIVCVGTPSAVDGSHNMSFIAEVSRQIALQLKDAPDARPVVAYRSTVRPGTIEEMIQPIFDDVLGTDSDRVELVYNPEFLRESVAIADFFAPPKIVVGTKTGERCAAIDGINEGIEAPVFYVKYREAEITKFVDNTFHAVKTAFANEIGRVCTKLGVSASEVHRIFVSDTKLNVSPYYLRPGGAFGGSCLPKDVRALQHMSRLVGGSTGLIDSLIVSNEAHKQFLFELCSQGLTHGAKVLMLGLAFKDKSDDLRESPNIDIARYLLTAGYELSIFDPYVTPGNLVGQNLGVLSRSPFIRKLLKSQAEIEAETYDVVIDTRSIAGNYKLDAARIVDINRLA
- a CDS encoding GumC family protein, with translation MNKQIALHPDLDDDLLDVMEPDNGGSVSDELSRNLRALWSTFYRNRLLIAAIVGVFMLIGLGVTMLMTPKYRATTSIQIDQQSTNVLGNTDQNSVDPAAAWQDADRFLQTQVDVLQSRAMAITVMQDLNLNANDDFIHQMGGKPADRPAGPLSLADTKREQILNVLSDGLRVDLPRNSRVADISFTSPDPRLAARVANAFAADFMIFNMKRKFGSSTYARNFLESQLSDTRSKLEQSERALLDYARSAQLLDVSGGIASSTDGSTTGTPRSLTTSNLVQINDAYAQAQAARVQAQQHWEQAAATPPMQLQEVLTNPAVMQLAQLKAQAQAAYQQDLQRHKPDYPQMQQAAAHIAELDRQLNSLATSIRGSIKEQYATALKQEQALSGQVNGLKSSTQNEQSRSVEYNILKRAVDTNRTMYDSLLQRYAEVSAQAGVAANNISQVDVADTPDKPVSPKPLINLALAMILGMMAAAGFVLLRDKFDDSVRTPEDVNSKLGLTFLNSTPMLDQEMTPDEALSDPRSALSEAYSALRTSIELSHKGGAPRTLAVTSTRQSEGKSTSAFAIARNFAKIGRSVVLIDGDLRKPSLHRLANVPNGRGFSNLLARMGSIDEAIQPTETPNLSLISAGPLPPNPAELLSGARLPELINELAERFDVVVIDAPPVLGLADTVLIGSTTEATLFVVEANGSHHGHAKTAVRRLTGNGITIIGALLTKYDARKIGYGYGYGYNYTYSYSYGQPDAPSSSRKWPWSKK